CGCCATTTGCTCAGTCGCGGTGTCAACGTCGACGCCGAACAAGTACTGCTGGTCAACGGCGCCCAGCAGGGGCTGGCGGTGACGCTGATGGCGTTGCTCAAGCCCGGCGATGTGATCGCCGCCGATGCGCTGACCTATTCCGGGTTCAAAGTGCTGGCCGAGGCGTTGCATCTGGAAGTGGTGGCGATCCCGGTCAACGAGCAGGGGCCGGATCTGGCCGCGCTGGAAAAGCTCTGCCGCAGTCGCTCGGTGCGTGCGGTGTACAGCATGCCGACCCTGCACAACCCGCTTGGTTGGGTGATGCCTATCGAGCAGCGCGAAGAATTGGCTGCCATCGCGCGGCGGCATGATCTGACCCTTATCGAAGACGCGGCCTACGCTTTTCTGGTGGAAGACCCGCCGCGTCCTCTGATCGACCTGGCGCCTGAGCGCACGGTCTACGTTTCGGGCCTTTCGAAGAACATCGCCACCGGCCTGCGCGTCGGTTTCATTGCTGCGCCTGCGGCCCACGTTCCGGCACTGGAGCGGGTGATTCGCGCAACCACCTGGAACACCCCGGGACTGATGACCGCGATCGTCTGCGGCTGGCTCGACGACGGCACCGTGATCGAACTGGAAGCGCAAAAACGCCACGATGCTCAGGCGCGCCAGGCACTGGCTGCCGAGTTGCTCAAAGGGTTGCCATGCGTCGCCCATCCGAACTCGTATTTCCTGTGGCTGCCCTTGCCGGAAGACGTGCGTGCCGATCAGATTGTGGTGGAGCTGATGCAGAAGCAGATTTCGGTCACCACGGCCGAGCCGTTCGCCGTATCGGCGCATGTGCCGCATGCGATTCGACTGGCCCTGGGTTCGGTGGAAATGGATGTGTTGCGGCAGGCCTTGACCACCGTCAGGAAGGTCATCGCCGCTTACCTGTAAAACAAGGCCCGAGGGACAGATGTTACCCTTGCGCAGCCAGATTCAAGCCGTTCCGGAACCTTAGATGAAAAACACCGTTGCACTCTTGCTTGCCTTGACCGCCACCGCCGTACTGTTCAGCTCGACCACCCGCGCCGCAGGCGATCCGCAGGCCGGCGAAAAGATCTTCCCGCGCCTGTGCGGCGGCTGCCACCAGGTTGGCCCGGATGCGCGCCCGGGGTTCGGCCCGCAACTCAACGGCATCATCGGTCGAGCGGCCGGCACCTCGGCCAATTACGTGTATTCCGAGGCGATGAAAAATTCGGGCAAGACCTGGGACCGCGAAACGCTGACGGCGTATCTGAAAGATCCAAAGGGCGTGGTGCCGGGCACACGAATGATTTTCTGGGGGCTGAGTGACGAGGAGAAGATCGATAATTTGCTGGCGTATCTGCAGCAGTTCTCCAATTAAAGATTTTGCTCGGCCGGCCCGGCAAACCAGGCCAACGGCATTTGCGAAGTCAAAGAGGGCTGATCAAGCCACCTGATTACGGCCCGCCGCTTTCGCCTGATACAGCTGCTGGTCGGCACGTTTGATCAGCATCGTGTGGCTGTTGTCCGCCGGGTCGGCCAGCGCGACGCCAATGCTCACCGTGACCTGTCCGATCTCGGGAAAGTGCGCCTGGGCCACGGCGACACGGATCTTTTCGGCGACCACCTCTGGAGTATCAGGCTGGGCGACTTCCGGCAGCAGTACGGCGAATTCCTCGCCGCCATAACGGGCGACGAAGTCTGTGGCGCGCACGCTGACCTGAATGAGTTGCGCCAATTGCTGCAACACGTCGTCGCCAATCGCGTGGCCGTAGGTGTCGTTGATACGCTTGAAGTGATCGGCGTCGATCAGCAGCAGGGCAAACGGTCGCCCGGTGCGGCGGAACAGCAGACTGTACTCGCTGAGTTTTTCATCGAAGCGGCGACGGTTGTAGACGCCGGTCAGGGCGTCGTGGGTCGCCAGGTTCAACAGGTCGGCATTGGCCTGCATCAGTGCCGCGGTGCGCTGGGCTACGGTGGCTTCCAGCGAGGCGTTGGCTTCCTGCAGTTCGCGCTCCTTGGCCAGCAGCGACCGGGTCATGGCGTCGATCGACTGCCCAAGCTGGGCGATTTCCCGCACCGGGTGCTGCAGCGGGAAGTGTGCGCCGGGCTGCTGGTTCTGCACCTGTTTGGCCGAGTGCGCGAGTTGCTCGATCGGCCGGCTCAGATACTGCGCCAGATAGTACGCCACCAGCCCGAATGCCACGGCGGCGGCCACACCCAGCAGCAACAATTTATAGAGCAGCAGGCGCGCCGGCTCCAGAGCGGTGTCCAGTGGCTGGCGCACGGCAATCGACCAGGACAACGCCGTACTCGAAGGCGTCGGTACGGTGACCATGCTGGTCAGGTAACCGTTGCCGACCGACCAGCCCGGCGACTTCGAATCATTCACCGCCAGTTGCTGGCCCATCAGGGCTTCCGGGTACAGCACCTTGCCGTCGTGATCGATGATCAGCGCTTCGATATCCGGCGACGCATTTTTATGCGAGAACGCTGCCGATTCGACGATACGCGTCACCCAGCTCCAGTGCGCGTGCGCGCCCAGCACGCCAATCACCTGGCCGTCGGCGTTGCGGATCGGGGCGGCGAAGTCGATGAAACGCAGCGGTTCGCCGTTGGGCGTTCCCGGCAGCAGTTTGGCCAGCAACACCGCTTCGTGTGGGTCACCGGTGTACTCACCCCGCAGGCCAGCCTGGAACCATGGCCGTTGCTGCACCGATTGCCCGACCAGCAAATTATTCACCGCTTGATGCACATGGCCATCGGCATCGGTCACGCCCATCCACGCATACTCGGCCCGGGCCTGGGTGCGCAGTTGCATCGATTTGAGAATCGCCGGGTTGTCGAGGTCGCCGCGTTCCAGATGCGGCGCACGGCTGAGCAGGTAGACCTCCAGCTGGCGCTCGCGTAATTGGTCACCGAGCAACGTTGCCGCAGAACGCGCGGTATTGAGCAGTGAATTGCCGCTGACCTGTTTCATCTGTTCGGTGGCGATATGCCCGACATAGAAGCCGACGATCGCCAGGGTCAGCAGGGACAAACCGGCGAACCAGAGGGTCAGGTGACTTCGCAGACTGGCTTTGAGCATGGGCAGGCAAATTCTGTTTGGACGTTGTGGCCGCATGGTATGCGCATTAAGCGTCGGGCTGCCAGTCGGTCGCTTCGGATAAGCACCGTCGGAAGTTTCGCCAATGCCCTACAAGGCAAGATCCTTTCTGACGCGGGTTGTTGAAAAGAACCACGCCAGCAAACGACGAAATGCAAAAGCCCGGCTGATCAGGCCGGGCTTCTTTGACTGCTTTAGAGCCGTTGTTTTATGCATTGCGGCTTTCGATCAGACGATCCGAACCACCTTCAGCGACGCGGCGTTCCTGCAGACGATCCGAACCACCTTCAGCGACACGGCGTTCCTGCAGACGATCCGAGCCACCTTCAGCGACACGGCGTTCTTGCAGACGATCCGAACCACCTTCAGCGACACGGCGCTCCAGCAGACGATCCGAGCCACCTTCAGCGACACGGCGCTCCAGCAAACGATCAGAACCACCTTCAGCCAGACGGCTTTCAATCAACTTGTCCGAGCCGCCTTCAGCGACCAAGGTGTGAACGGGTGTTGCTGCAAAAGCGTTAACTGCAAGAACCGAGAAAGCGATGCCGAGGATGGTTTGGCGTTTCATGATCGTGTGCTCCGGGGTGTATTGGGTTGGTATGGAGCTGATGTTACGCCGCGGATTTTTTATGAGAACTTCATTGGCGTGATGGTGACTATCGACGCCAGCGATGTATGCCGCAAGTCCGGATTCAGAGCTTCTGCGCCCGAATGCATAGTTCTCCGGTGGCGCGGGTCAGGGCCAGATCATGCAGTGCGTCGTGTGTCAGGCCCTGCCGGGCCTTGGCCAGCCAGACCGGGCAATTCGGGTCGCGGCGATGCGGCGCGAAGTCGGCGTACTGGCGCAGCAGGCGGGTTTGCAGCTCGTCCAGGCGCGGACGAATCTGCCCGGCCAGATCCGGTCGCGGCGTGTCCGGCGCCGCACCAGCCGCCTGCCATTGCGCGAGCAATCCGTACTGCACCAGTTTGTTTGCCTCCATTTGTGCAGCGATCAACTGGGCGACTTCTTCGGTGTCGAGTTGGTGTTCGGTCGCCAGGGTGCGGGCATTGGCGATGACCTGGGCTTCGCGCGGGCTGTCCTGAATCGGCTTGCCACTGTCCCATTTGGTCAGCGCCACTAGGTCGCCGATGTTCAGGCGTTCGTTCAAGGTTGTCAGCAACGGACGCAACGATTCGGAGGAAACAGGGGGCTCGGCGGCGCCGGCAGTGTGGCTGAACAGAACCAGCAGGGAACAGGTCAGAGCATTTCGCAACGGAGTCATGGGCAGGCGCGTTCCACAAAAAATAGTGCCGACATTTAAGCCTTGAGCAGAGGCGATGTCGACCGACTTTATCCCGCCCATCTAGCGTAATATCCCTCGCATCTCCCACCCCGAGAACGATCCTCAATGCAAACCCCCAGCACCATCAAACCGCTCTGGCAAACCTACCTGCTGTTCCTTGCGCCGATGGTGTTGTCCAACTTCCTGCAATCGATGTCGGGCACGGTCAACAGCATTTACATTGGGCAGATGCTCGGTACGCAAGCGCTGGCGGCGGTGTCGGGGATGTTTCCGGTGATCTTTTTCTTTATCGCGCTGGTGATCGGCCTGGGCGCGGGCGCCGGGGTGTTGATCGGCCAGGCGTGGGGCGCGCG
The Pseudomonas fluorescens genome window above contains:
- a CDS encoding c-type cytochrome, with the translated sequence MKNTVALLLALTATAVLFSSTTRAAGDPQAGEKIFPRLCGGCHQVGPDARPGFGPQLNGIIGRAAGTSANYVYSEAMKNSGKTWDRETLTAYLKDPKGVVPGTRMIFWGLSDEEKIDNLLAYLQQFSN
- a CDS encoding PLP-dependent aminotransferase family protein → MSRSRYKTLVDTYAADIRTGRLAPGTRLPTHRQLATQEGLALVTASRVYAELEAMGLVSGETGRGTFVRETSLSPGQGIDQKDVAVGMIDLNFNYPSLPGQTQLLRTALRQLALSGDLEALLRYQPHAGRAHERASVARHLLSRGVNVDAEQVLLVNGAQQGLAVTLMALLKPGDVIAADALTYSGFKVLAEALHLEVVAIPVNEQGPDLAALEKLCRSRSVRAVYSMPTLHNPLGWVMPIEQREELAAIARRHDLTLIEDAAYAFLVEDPPRPLIDLAPERTVYVSGLSKNIATGLRVGFIAAPAAHVPALERVIRATTWNTPGLMTAIVCGWLDDGTVIELEAQKRHDAQARQALAAELLKGLPCVAHPNSYFLWLPLPEDVRADQIVVELMQKQISVTTAEPFAVSAHVPHAIRLALGSVEMDVLRQALTTVRKVIAAYL
- a CDS encoding sensor domain-containing diguanylate cyclase; translation: MLKASLRSHLTLWFAGLSLLTLAIVGFYVGHIATEQMKQVSGNSLLNTARSAATLLGDQLRERQLEVYLLSRAPHLERGDLDNPAILKSMQLRTQARAEYAWMGVTDADGHVHQAVNNLLVGQSVQQRPWFQAGLRGEYTGDPHEAVLLAKLLPGTPNGEPLRFIDFAAPIRNADGQVIGVLGAHAHWSWVTRIVESAAFSHKNASPDIEALIIDHDGKVLYPEALMGQQLAVNDSKSPGWSVGNGYLTSMVTVPTPSSTALSWSIAVRQPLDTALEPARLLLYKLLLLGVAAAVAFGLVAYYLAQYLSRPIEQLAHSAKQVQNQQPGAHFPLQHPVREIAQLGQSIDAMTRSLLAKERELQEANASLEATVAQRTAALMQANADLLNLATHDALTGVYNRRRFDEKLSEYSLLFRRTGRPFALLLIDADHFKRINDTYGHAIGDDVLQQLAQLIQVSVRATDFVARYGGEEFAVLLPEVAQPDTPEVVAEKIRVAVAQAHFPEIGQVTVSIGVALADPADNSHTMLIKRADQQLYQAKAAGRNQVA
- a CDS encoding chorismate mutase yields the protein MTPLRNALTCSLLVLFSHTAGAAEPPVSSESLRPLLTTLNERLNIGDLVALTKWDSGKPIQDSPREAQVIANARTLATEHQLDTEEVAQLIAAQMEANKLVQYGLLAQWQAAGAAPDTPRPDLAGQIRPRLDELQTRLLRQYADFAPHRRDPNCPVWLAKARQGLTHDALHDLALTRATGELCIRAQKL